A single region of the Deltaproteobacteria bacterium IMCC39524 genome encodes:
- a CDS encoding thioredoxin domain-containing protein: MKYVLVGLTCVLLVLAFIGGSSYYKGQQAEKFGFLAQKNAELFVRDHSPTLGSDDAKVFIVEFMDPACETCAAFEPFIKQAMAANPGKIKLVLRYAPFHDGADNFVKILEAARLQGKYWETLELMFKTQHIWASHHNYQPERLWEVLPRAGLDIERIKKDMHSPTIAKIIEQDMADVKTLNVQKTPGYFVNGRPLQQFGYKQLAQLIQSELDAQYPTKR, translated from the coding sequence ATGAAATACGTGCTCGTTGGGCTTACCTGTGTCCTTTTGGTTTTAGCCTTTATTGGAGGCAGTTCCTATTATAAGGGCCAGCAGGCTGAAAAGTTTGGTTTTCTAGCCCAGAAAAACGCCGAACTTTTCGTCAGAGACCATTCCCCAACACTTGGCAGCGATGATGCAAAAGTCTTTATCGTTGAGTTTATGGACCCTGCCTGTGAAACCTGTGCTGCCTTTGAACCCTTTATTAAGCAGGCAATGGCTGCCAATCCCGGCAAAATCAAATTGGTGCTGCGCTACGCCCCATTCCATGATGGTGCCGATAATTTTGTCAAGATTCTTGAAGCCGCCAGATTGCAGGGGAAATACTGGGAAACCTTAGAGCTTATGTTTAAAACACAGCATATCTGGGCCAGCCACCATAACTATCAGCCGGAAAGATTATGGGAAGTTCTTCCTCGAGCAGGCTTGGATATCGAACGGATCAAAAAAGATATGCATTCCCCAACTATTGCAAAAATCATTGAACAGGATATGGCTGATGTGAAAACCTTGAATGTGCAAAAAACTCCGGGGTATTTTGTCAATGGCAGGCCTCTGCAGCAGTTTGGCTATAAACAGTTAGCACAATTGATTCAATCGGAACTTGACGCACAATATCCGACCAAGCGTTGA
- a CDS encoding Lrp/AsnC family transcriptional regulator produces the protein MNLDAIDCSILNKLQKNGRLSNVQLAEEVGLSESACLRRVKILEESGIIDRYVMLINQSAIGKPDNVFVMVSLDGQQNEKLAAFEAEVSKVAEVMECYLMSGAFDYLLRVITRDNADYVRVHNKLTSLPGVLRVQSSFALRTVLGKTEMPLDVRR, from the coding sequence ATAAATTTAGACGCCATAGATTGTTCTATTCTTAATAAGTTACAGAAGAATGGCAGACTGTCAAACGTACAACTTGCCGAAGAGGTGGGGTTGTCTGAATCTGCATGCCTGCGTCGCGTCAAGATTCTCGAAGAGAGCGGGATCATCGACCGTTACGTCATGCTGATCAACCAGAGCGCTATCGGCAAGCCGGACAATGTCTTTGTCATGGTCAGCCTGGACGGTCAACAAAACGAAAAGCTGGCAGCCTTTGAAGCGGAGGTCTCCAAAGTCGCAGAGGTGATGGAATGCTACCTGATGTCAGGGGCCTTTGACTATCTACTGCGTGTTATTACCAGGGATAATGCCGATTACGTACGTGTCCACAACAAGCTGACCAGCCTGCCTGGAGTCCTGCGGGTGCAATCGTCGTTTGCCTTACGAACGGTTCTGGGTAAAACAGAGATGCCTTTGGACGTGAGGAGATAA
- the ald gene encoding alanine dehydrogenase — MIVGVLKEIKVAENRVCMTPAGVEVLREHGHEVLVETQAGVFSGFSDADYVNAGAAIAATAEEVYLSAEMVMHVKEPQPSEYAFIRKGQIVFTYFHFAASEELTRAMIDSGAVCIAYETIVGSDGSLPLLTPMSEVAGRMAAQEAAKYAERTQGGRGILLGGVPGVQPATVLVLGGGTVGTHAAQMACGLGAKVYLLDTSLDRLRHLSEVMPKNCFPIMSSPATVRELVQEADVVIGAVLLHGAKAPKLVTREMLKTMKPGAVLVDVAIDQGGCFETSKPTTHSEPTFEVDGIVHYCVANMPGAVPLTSTVALTNATLPYAVKIANQGWQEVARNNSGIRAGLNVVAGKVTYAGVAEAFRIQYTDIEELLN; from the coding sequence ATGATTGTTGGTGTTCTTAAAGAGATCAAGGTGGCAGAAAACAGGGTGTGCATGACCCCTGCAGGTGTTGAAGTTTTGCGTGAACACGGCCATGAGGTCCTGGTAGAGACTCAAGCCGGAGTCTTCAGTGGTTTCAGCGATGCAGATTATGTTAATGCCGGAGCGGCGATCGCGGCGACTGCTGAGGAGGTTTATCTTAGCGCAGAGATGGTGATGCATGTAAAAGAGCCACAGCCTTCAGAATACGCATTTATTCGTAAAGGTCAGATCGTTTTTACTTATTTCCATTTTGCAGCATCCGAGGAGTTGACCCGGGCGATGATTGACAGCGGCGCGGTCTGTATTGCCTACGAGACAATCGTCGGCTCAGATGGCAGCTTACCTCTCTTGACACCTATGAGTGAGGTTGCTGGACGTATGGCCGCCCAGGAAGCGGCAAAGTATGCCGAACGTACCCAGGGAGGCCGTGGCATCCTGTTGGGTGGTGTCCCTGGTGTCCAACCGGCAACCGTTCTTGTTCTCGGTGGCGGTACGGTTGGTACCCATGCCGCCCAGATGGCTTGTGGCTTGGGTGCCAAGGTCTACCTGCTTGATACCAGCCTTGATCGTCTGCGCCATCTCTCTGAAGTGATGCCGAAAAACTGTTTCCCGATTATGTCTTCTCCGGCGACGGTTCGAGAGCTTGTTCAGGAAGCTGATGTGGTTATTGGCGCAGTCCTCTTGCATGGTGCCAAAGCTCCGAAGCTGGTGACCCGGGAAATGCTTAAAACCATGAAGCCCGGAGCGGTGCTGGTGGATGTGGCGATTGATCAGGGCGGATGCTTTGAAACTTCCAAGCCGACCACTCACAGCGAGCCGACCTTTGAAGTTGATGGTATCGTTCATTACTGTGTCGCTAATATGCCCGGGGCCGTTCCCCTGACATCGACTGTGGCTCTGACCAATGCGACCCTTCCTTACGCCGTAAAGATCGCGAACCAAGGTTGGCAGGAGGTGGCTCGCAACAATTCGGGCATCAGGGCCGGCCTGAATGTTGTTGCAGGGAAGGTGACCTATGCTGGTGTTGCGGAAGCTTTCCGTATTCAATATACGGACATTGAAGAACTTCTTAACTAA
- a CDS encoding HD domain-containing protein, whose amino-acid sequence MSNIVFREDPLAELKTASTYQEKLAVVHEVLKKRCPGIDRISIALYDIKTQSLATFLASPSTGSPLSNYEVILKEGSTLHKIALDATPRIVSDLRVYEDHDAAHSRAIVGHGFASSYTHPMYHNKELAGFVFLNSLHNGYFRERVLEQVEIVIHLISEMILNDLASARALTAAMRTSVSMVQKHDLETGTHLERMSRYSRLIARSLVNQGTANLDDEQIEQIALFSPLHDVGKISIPDSILQKKTRLDSEERAVMNRHTMVGRQIVDDLIRNFGFEELPYIDYLREMTELHHEAMDGSGYPHGLRGEEISLAARITSVSDIFDALTTQRPYKQPWSNEHAFAMLQLLSIDKLDKGCVDAMIAVSSEVTKVQQQFAELH is encoded by the coding sequence ATGTCCAATATCGTTTTCCGAGAAGACCCTTTGGCCGAATTGAAAACAGCTTCTACTTATCAGGAGAAGTTGGCCGTTGTTCACGAGGTCCTGAAAAAACGCTGCCCTGGCATCGACCGTATCAGTATTGCTCTCTATGACATCAAGACACAATCCTTAGCCACTTTTCTGGCTTCACCTTCCACAGGAAGCCCCCTCAGTAATTACGAAGTCATTTTGAAGGAAGGCTCTACCCTACACAAGATTGCTTTGGACGCGACGCCGCGCATTGTCAGTGACTTGAGAGTCTATGAAGATCATGATGCAGCCCATTCCCGCGCTATCGTGGGCCATGGGTTTGCTTCCAGCTATACTCATCCGATGTACCATAACAAGGAATTGGCCGGTTTTGTTTTCCTGAATTCCTTGCACAACGGCTATTTCCGGGAACGTGTCCTGGAGCAGGTTGAAATTGTCATTCACCTGATTTCAGAGATGATCCTTAATGATCTTGCCTCAGCCCGAGCTTTGACTGCTGCCATGAGGACATCTGTCAGTATGGTGCAAAAGCATGATCTTGAAACGGGGACCCATCTTGAGCGTATGTCTCGTTACTCCCGCCTCATAGCACGTTCTTTGGTTAATCAGGGGACCGCGAACCTGGATGACGAGCAAATTGAGCAGATCGCGCTCTTTTCACCTCTGCATGATGTTGGCAAAATAAGTATTCCCGATAGTATCCTGCAAAAAAAGACCCGTCTGGATTCGGAGGAACGGGCAGTCATGAACAGGCACACCATGGTTGGCCGGCAGATCGTCGATGACCTGATCAGAAATTTTGGTTTTGAAGAGCTGCCATATATCGATTATCTGAGAGAGATGACCGAGTTGCATCACGAAGCGATGGATGGTAGTGGTTATCCCCATGGCTTACGTGGTGAAGAAATTTCACTGGCGGCAAGAATCACCTCTGTCAGTGACATCTTTGACGCCCTGACGACACAACGACCCTATAAGCAGCCCTGGTCCAATGAACACGCTTTTGCAATGCTGCAGCTCCTGTCTATTGACAAATTGGATAAGGGCTGTGTCGACGCAATGATCGCAGTGTCCTCGGAAGTCACCAAGGTGCAGCAGCAGTTTGCCGAGTTGCACTGA
- a CDS encoding PEGA domain-containing protein, whose product MLQKLIIIVLLALFTSACAQQAAFVSTPPGAQVFIDGEEIGVTPCAFNYKLSTTESHNVKINKQGYNPVEFVVVADEVDTNARNSWVAAGAVWSPLWLGTIFTKKLKDIYDFALLAEPAQMTASAEQITIEPEL is encoded by the coding sequence ATGCTCCAGAAACTTATCATTATCGTTTTGCTCGCTCTCTTCACCAGTGCCTGTGCGCAACAGGCTGCATTTGTCTCTACTCCTCCTGGAGCACAGGTGTTTATCGATGGTGAAGAAATTGGAGTAACTCCCTGCGCCTTCAATTACAAGTTGAGCACAACAGAGAGTCATAACGTCAAGATCAACAAGCAAGGTTACAATCCTGTTGAGTTTGTCGTGGTTGCTGACGAGGTTGATACAAACGCACGGAACAGTTGGGTGGCTGCAGGCGCCGTATGGAGCCCGCTCTGGCTGGGGACCATCTTTACCAAGAAGCTCAAAGACATCTACGATTTTGCATTGCTGGCTGAACCGGCACAGATGACAGCGTCAGCAGAGCAGATCACAATAGAGCCAGAACTGTAA